The proteins below are encoded in one region of Lactuca sativa cultivar Salinas chromosome 3, Lsat_Salinas_v11, whole genome shotgun sequence:
- the LOC111915580 gene encoding dof zinc finger protein DOF5.7 yields the protein MSNKIPLKHATKDETQSSGGSGRKTSSLRPPEQTVKCPRCDSTNTKFCYFNNYNLTQPRHFCKTCRRYWTKGGALRNIPIGGGCRKNKKTSKTSTSKFTIGDSSSDNGVLKLLDRHSPPLMDFQLGGINFPPRINQFSSSYGDTSCNLPFMNLDPLGVNFGLSTNVTKQGDHHHNQSGGATGNFQEMGFTYTNLHQNTNLASSIESLSSLNQDLHWKLQQQRLAMLFGGDAGEEHGHQQKETGLQPILFQNLEISKPIASSMGGESRKVGSSSGDGGVGAMATEWFFGNSYASGNVNPASTENDQNGDINTWNRIQAWNHMNQYAALP from the coding sequence ATGTCTAACAAAATACCGCTAAAACACGCTACAAAAGATGAGACCCAAAGCTCGGGTGGTAGTGGCAGAAAAACATCTTCGTTGAGGCCACCGGAACAAACCGTCAAGTGCCCAAGATGCGATTCAACAAATACCAAGTTTTGCTATTTCAACAACTATAACCTTACGCAGCCCAGGCACTTTTGCAAGACATGTAGAAGGTACTGGACCAAAGGTGGAGCCTTACGCAACATCCCAATAGGAGGAGGATGCCGGAAAAACAAGAAGACGTCAAAGACTTCCACTTCAAAGTTTACCATCGGAGATTCATCATCGGATAATGGAGTGTTGAAGTTGTTGGATCGTCATTCACCGCCACTCATGGATTTTCAACTTGGAGGGATAAACTTCCCTCCTAGGATTAACCAATTCTCTTCCTCATATGGAGACACATCATGTAATCTACCTTTCATGAACCTCGATCCTTTAGGGGTTAATTTCGGTTTGTCAACTAATGTAACAAAGCAAGGAGATCATCATCACAATCAAAGTGGAGGAGCGACAGGAAATTTTCAAGAAATGGGTTTTACATACACGAATCTTCATCAGAATACCAATCTTGCTTCTTCTATAGAGTCTTTAAGTTCTTTAAACCAAGATTTGCATTGGAAGTTACAGCAACAGCGGTTGGCTATGCTGTTCGGTGGTGATGCTGGAGAAGAACATGGTCATCAGCAAAAAGAAACCGGCTTACAACCAATCTTGTTTCAGaatcttgaaatttcaaaaccgatAGCATCCTCCATGGGCGGTGAATCAAGAAAAGTTGGTAGCAGCAGTGGCGACGGAGGCGTTGGTGCTATGGCGACTGAGTGGTTCTTTGGCAACAGTTATGCATCGGGGAACGTGAATCCAGCTTCCACAGAAAATGATCAAAATGGAGACATCAACACCTGGAATAGGATTCAAGCTTGGAATCACATGAATCAGTACGCGGCACTTCCATAA